AGGACATTGTTCGGGCGGGCCGCATGTGGGGTGAGGCCAAGACGAGCTTCCTCATGCACGCCAGAGGCATCGAGCACAGTTCCAAGGGAGTGGACAACGTCGTCAGCTGTATCAACCTGGTGCTAGCGACCGGTCGCATTGGGCGCAAAGGGTGCGGCTATGGCACAATCACAGGCCAGGGCAACGGGCAGGGTGGCAGAGAGCACGGCCACAAATGTGATCAGTTGCCCGGCAACCGCGACATATCCAATCCCGACCACCGGGCATACATCTGCTCCGTTTGGGGATGTACCGACGAGGAACTGCCCGACAAGGGGCACACCGCTCCGGAAATCATGGAGATGATCCATGCCGGTGAAATCAAGGCGTTGATTTCCATCTGCTTTAACCCCTTGGTCTCATTGCCGGATTCAAACTTCACTCGCGAAGCCCTGAACAAGCTCGACCACTACACCGCGATCGACTTCTTCTTGAACGAGACCGCGCACCACGCAGATATTGTGATGGCAGGTTCGCTGCACGAAGAGGAAGAGGGGACGAGCACGAGCGCCGAAGGACGGGTCATTCGCATCAGGAAGGCGGTCAACCCTCCCGGAGAAGCACGGGCTGACACCGACATCATTTTGGAACTGGCCCGGCGACTCGGCCGCGAGAAGTTCTTTGACCACTTCAAGACTGCTGAGGACATCTTCAACGAGTTGCGCGTCGCCAGCAAAGGCGGCACCGCGGACTACTACGGCATCACCTACGAGCGCATCGAGAACGAACTCGGCGTGTTCTGGCCGTGTCCCGAAATCGGACATCCTGGCACCCCCCGATTGTGGGAGGACCTAAAGTTCAAGACCCCAGACCAGAAGGCGCACTTCAATGCGGTGAAGTACCGCCCGCCGCTTGAGGAGCCCGACGACGAATATCCCGTTGTGCTCACCACCGGGCGAGTGGTATCGCACTACCTTAGCGGCACCCAAACACGTCGAATCGGTGGACTGGTTGACCTGTGCTCCGATCCGTTCGTCGAGATCCACCCAACTTTGGCCGCCCACTATGGAATCGCCGACAAAGACTGGATGCGCGTGACAAGTCGCCGTGGCGAAGTCGTTCTGCAGGCCAAGGTGGTGACTACGATACGACCCGATACCGTATTCATCCCCTACCACTGGCCCGGGCAAAAGGCGGCAAACAATCTGACAATTCGATCCTACGATCCGGTCAGCGGCATCCCTGAATACAAACGAGCGTGCGTGAAGATCGCCCGAGCCGACCCACCTCAATGAAGCGCGCGTTTGCTCTAGAGCCCTTCTCTCGAGACCACAACGACGGCCTACACCTTGCGCGTGCACTCAAAGAAGGGCGCGTTGGCGCGCCACAGATGGCGCGCGACGCATGGGACCTAGAGCTTGCGGACCATTTCGCCGAAGAGGAGCGCTTGCTCGGTCCTCTCGCTGGAGAGATGTTTGCCCAGATGCAAACCGAGCACAACATCATCGCCATGTTGGTCGATAAGCTCCCCGAGAGTGCCTGCGAACTCGGGCAATCGCTCGAAAGCCATATCCGATGGGAAGAGCGCGTGCTCTTTCCCGCCATCGAATCGGCTCTGACTGCCGAGCAAGACAAGCTCCTTACGGAGGAAACCCTCAGAATGGAGCACCGCCGGTGGCAGCACGCACCTAAGCGAGCCCGGTTGGTTGAGCGGCGGATAAGCCTGCGCAGTGTGCCGGGCGCGGACGCCTTTGCTCCCACTAGGCAACATCACCCCGAGGAAAGTAGTAATGACACCAACCATCATCCCCAACCTTCTGCACCAATTCGAGACCGTTGCGGATAGCACGATCTCCAGGACGATTCAGTCGGATGACGCGACGAAGACGGTGCTCTTCGCCTTCGGCGCGGGCCAGGAACTCAGCGAGCACACGGCGTCCATGCCAGCGATCATCCAGCTAGTCAAAGGCGAAGCGACCATCACCGTTGGTGAGCAGACTGTGGAAGCGGTCCCGGGGACTTGGATTCACATGCCAGCACAGCTCCCGCACAGTGTCCGAGCGACTACTGACACGATCATGATTCTGATCTTGGTGAAGGCAGCGAAGCCCAGAGCGGCTACTGCATCTTCATAAGACGGCGAACGCCAAGTAGCATCCACACGTTCACCGCAAGGAGAACAAAACTGAATACTGCCGCCTGAACAACCATCTCCGTCCTACCCATGAGAATGTTCTCAAGGACCATAACGAACAGCCAAAGTTGAATCAAGAACAGGATCAACGCAAAGAGCAGAAAACCGACGAAAACCACGGACTTCTGCCGACGACGAAGGGATTGCGGTGTGTTCACGCGGGTTCTCCTGCGATCGCTCCCACCGCCCACACCTCACTTCCACGGGTCTCGACTTTGATCTGAGGAAGCGGGTGCGGTGGCGGCCCCTGCAAGACCCGACCATCCTCGAGCGAGAAGGCTCCGTTGTGGCATGGGCAATACAGCAACTCTCGGCCATTCTTGACCTCGTACTCCACGGGGCAAGAAAGGTGCGTGCACCGACGCTTGTAGGCGACGAATTCCCCGCTTTTCAATCGCACTAAGATGCACAAATCGCTTGGTCGCGGATAGCTGAACGCAAGCGATGAACCCGGCTGGAGGTCGTCGAGCGAGCAGATCTTTGCCGGATCGAACCGGATCTCTTCGCGCGGGATCTGCGCGTAGGCGGCCAGTGCAGCGGTTCCGACGGCGATCCCGCTGCTAGCCAAAGTCAGGAACTTGAAGAACTCGCGGCGGGTAACGAAGTGGTCGTCCTCCCACTCGATCGGAAAGTCTTCCATCAACTTTTCGTTCATCTTGCTCATCGCTCCATGGTCCTCACCGAAGTCAACAAGTCCGACCGGCGGACTATTGCGTCGGGCCTCACCCGCAGGCGGACTGCTCCCTTCGGCATCATCAGGTGTACTTTCGTCGTGATCGTCCTGGTGCCAAACAGGAACTCATTGATAGGCGTCCCCGTACGATCCGCGGCAAGTTCTTCGGCGGTCCCGTAGAACAGCGCTCCTGACGGACACACCGTGGCACACATCGGCTTGAGCCCCACCGACGTGCGGTCGTAACACATGTCGCACTTCATCATCTGGTCGACCTCAACATCGTACTTGGGCACCCCAAACGGGCAGGCGAAAACGCAATTCGTGCAACCGATACATCGCGGCTTAAGCGAGCTTTGGACGACTCCGTCGGAAGTTTTCTTGATCGCGTCTGCGGGACAAACCATCGCGCATGCAGGCTCGTCGCAGTGCATGCAAATGATCGGCGTGGTTTGGACGGTGTCCGAGCGCTGAACCTGCTCCAGGTGAATCATCGACACGCCGGGGTGGGTGTCACACTCCGCGCACGCCTGAACGCACGCGTTGCAACCAATGCAACGGCTTGGATCGATGTAGAACTGCCGTTCGCTCACAGAAACAATGGTTGCACGGGCCCCTCGTCGGCACCATGACATCCATCATATGCGCTGAGGCTTACTCGACATCTGCCTGAGCAAGCATGATCTGCGAGAATCCAGTGCACGACCACTCTTCCGAACTCGAGGCTCCCACCTCAATCGTGGGTGCCCAATGCGCGGTTGCTGGAGAGCGATATCACAGCTCACTCCAGCTTCCAATCTTGCTCGAACGGCTTCAGCCTGCAGGATCGGTCAAACTCGCTCGACTGCAAATTCGATACTCGCCCTGAGGGGGTGAGTCTTCCTAACACACTTCACGAACAAGCACTCAATGGAACAGTACGCACCTGCCGAGCCAGCTCTCAGTTGTCCGCCGTTTCATGTCCCATCAGATGTCGAACCGAGTACATCTGTCCCGTGTGGTAAGCCGCATGGAACGCCATGTACTCTAGCGTGTAGCCCCAGGTCCAGTCGTCGCGCCATGGCAAAACCGCCTCCAGATCCGGCCGCATCGCGAGCACGTGGGCCCTGCACGCTTCGTGCACCCGTTTGACCTCGGCGTACAGATCCTCGGTACCCATCTCCAGGGTAACGCCACCATCAACCGTGTGCGGATAGTAGCTCGCCTGACGCACGACCAGCGGACTGACAAGCTCCGGGTATAGCCAGGTCGCCTCGCCATACGCCACGTGCGCCGCAAGTTCGCCGATACTCAGCAGCCGCGGGTGAGCCCGAACCCACACGTCCCGGTCCTCCAGCCCCTGGAACGCCTCGCTCATCTCCCAGATCGCCGAATCAATCGGCTTGAGCGCCTCTTCGTGCGTCATCCGAACACGTTACCTCTTGGGAGATTCGACGCTCTGCGCCCTCCGCTGGCCCGGCGTCCCAGGCTGACTACCATGGCTGGTGCATCGTAGGACCGGACATGGTTCACCTTATCGCAACACTCACCTTGGCGTCGACCCAGTTTGTCCCCGTCCAAACCGATCAGTATTCATTCGAGGTGCCTAAGGGTTGGACCGTCGGTAAGGAGACTCTATGGGGCGCGCGGGATGTGACGCCGGAGAAGGGCAACGGCAAACTCGGCGCTATGACGGCGGGTCCCACCTCGGCAAGTTGGGAGGAGCTGTACCGCACCAGCCTCTACTTCATCAAGCGAGAAGAGCCGGGCGAACCGACCCCATTCCGGCTGGGCAAAACCAAGAAGGGTT
The sequence above is drawn from the Chthonomonas sp. genome and encodes:
- a CDS encoding molybdopterin oxidoreductase family protein, whose protein sequence is MAKPPVSIEKLIEEFGPHPAYTPPGGWVGRDDPDKLVKTHCCFCGMQCGIQLKVKKDQVIGFEPWEEFPFNRGKLCPKGVKRYLQGGHPDRLLAPLKNVAGQGFVPISWEEAFSTTIQAIRDVQAKYGNDAVAFLSGVSLTNEKSYLIGKFARLALQTANLDYNGRLCMVSAGAGNKKAFGLDRASNYWEDIVHAEVILLAGTNVAECSPITTDYIWRARDRGAKLIVIDPRVTPIARTCDLHLPVLPGTDSALLLGILRVVIEEGLTNEAFIAEHTSGWEETKAAALALSLEDASRISGIKVEDIVRAGRMWGEAKTSFLMHARGIEHSSKGVDNVVSCINLVLATGRIGRKGCGYGTITGQGNGQGGREHGHKCDQLPGNRDISNPDHRAYICSVWGCTDEELPDKGHTAPEIMEMIHAGEIKALISICFNPLVSLPDSNFTREALNKLDHYTAIDFFLNETAHHADIVMAGSLHEEEEGTSTSAEGRVIRIRKAVNPPGEARADTDIILELARRLGREKFFDHFKTAEDIFNELRVASKGGTADYYGITYERIENELGVFWPCPEIGHPGTPRLWEDLKFKTPDQKAHFNAVKYRPPLEEPDDEYPVVLTTGRVVSHYLSGTQTRRIGGLVDLCSDPFVEIHPTLAAHYGIADKDWMRVTSRRGEVVLQAKVVTTIRPDTVFIPYHWPGQKAANNLTIRSYDPVSGIPEYKRACVKIARADPPQ
- a CDS encoding cupin domain-containing protein, with amino-acid sequence MTPTIIPNLLHQFETVADSTISRTIQSDDATKTVLFAFGAGQELSEHTASMPAIIQLVKGEATITVGEQTVEAVPGTWIHMPAQLPHSVRATTDTIMILILVKAAKPRAATASS
- a CDS encoding Rieske (2Fe-2S) protein, which gives rise to MNEKLMEDFPIEWEDDHFVTRREFFKFLTLASSGIAVGTAALAAYAQIPREEIRFDPAKICSLDDLQPGSSLAFSYPRPSDLCILVRLKSGEFVAYKRRCTHLSCPVEYEVKNGRELLYCPCHNGAFSLEDGRVLQGPPPHPLPQIKVETRGSEVWAVGAIAGEPA
- a CDS encoding 4Fe-4S binding protein, with translation MSERQFYIDPSRCIGCNACVQACAECDTHPGVSMIHLEQVQRSDTVQTTPIICMHCDEPACAMVCPADAIKKTSDGVVQSSLKPRCIGCTNCVFACPFGVPKYDVEVDQMMKCDMCYDRTSVGLKPMCATVCPSGALFYGTAEELAADRTGTPINEFLFGTRTITTKVHLMMPKGAVRLRVRPDAIVRRSDLLTSVRTMER
- a CDS encoding DUF664 domain-containing protein, which codes for MTHEEALKPIDSAIWEMSEAFQGLEDRDVWVRAHPRLLSIGELAAHVAYGEATWLYPELVSPLVVRQASYYPHTVDGGVTLEMGTEDLYAEVKRVHEACRAHVLAMRPDLEAVLPWRDDWTWGYTLEYMAFHAAYHTGQMYSVRHLMGHETADN